A stretch of Paraburkholderia phenazinium DNA encodes these proteins:
- a CDS encoding alpha/beta fold hydrolase, which translates to MPVEKTIVRLPNSLCVQAERHIFEADRKSVILVNGALATSASFGQTIKYLGERYNVICFDLPYAGESRQHNRSEFLLTKDDEAEILLHLINHFEPSYLYSVSWGGLAALLALARRPASIEGAVIGSFSPFLNDAMIAYVSQARDMLEAGEHLQAAQLLNDTVGKHLPRILKLLNYRYLTGLPKEDQRRVSFHAEQILALKPESYLGKLAEIRCRLKFLNGELDEYTTAEDIRVLARYVMHAQFAAVPNTGHFLELEGRTQAAAIREEILGFFGVAQEFGRSRPEVPSSLSVAQTFATPGMNVDFGG; encoded by the coding sequence ACAGGCTGAGCGGCATATCTTCGAGGCTGACCGGAAAAGCGTAATTCTCGTGAATGGGGCCCTCGCAACATCAGCTTCATTTGGGCAAACAATCAAATACCTTGGCGAACGATATAACGTTATCTGTTTCGACCTGCCTTATGCCGGCGAATCCCGGCAGCACAACCGCAGCGAGTTCCTGCTGACCAAGGACGACGAGGCGGAGATTCTGCTGCATCTGATCAATCACTTCGAGCCGAGCTACCTGTATTCCGTGTCCTGGGGCGGCCTTGCGGCGCTGCTGGCCCTGGCGCGGCGGCCCGCCAGTATCGAAGGCGCGGTAATCGGCTCGTTCTCGCCGTTTCTCAACGATGCGATGATCGCCTATGTCAGTCAGGCGCGGGACATGCTCGAGGCCGGCGAGCACCTGCAGGCCGCCCAGCTATTGAACGACACCGTAGGCAAGCACCTGCCGCGTATCCTGAAGCTGCTGAACTACCGTTATCTCACCGGCCTGCCGAAGGAAGATCAGCGCCGCGTCTCGTTCCATGCCGAACAGATTCTGGCGCTGAAGCCGGAAAGCTACCTCGGCAAGCTGGCCGAGATTCGCTGCCGGCTCAAGTTCCTCAACGGCGAGCTCGACGAATACACCACCGCGGAGGACATTCGTGTCCTCGCCCGCTACGTCATGCACGCGCAGTTCGCTGCGGTGCCGAACACGGGGCATTTCCTCGAACTGGAAGGGCGAACCCAGGCGGCCGCCATCCGTGAGGAAATCCTCGGTTTCTTCGGTGTAGCTCAAGAGTTCGGTCGTTCACGACCTGAGGTGCCGTCTTCTCTGTCCGTCGCGCAAACGTTTGCGACCCCCGGAATGAACGTGGATTTCGGAGGTTGA
- a CDS encoding methyltransferase family protein yields MTIYHSIAVLGPWAVWLAYWMKASSWAKKTVRREDRLSRTIQSIPLIVGCALVVLPDRLAGAWSLADAHFDSQQWIGVAIIVAGLSFSVWGRRHLGSNWSVSVTLKADHELVRSGPYALVRHPIYTGCLFAIAGAALVTEEWRGVAGFALIFASLAYKVRVEEQWLSEHFGDPYRTYRREVRALVPWVY; encoded by the coding sequence ATGACGATCTATCACTCGATTGCCGTTCTCGGCCCGTGGGCCGTGTGGCTCGCCTACTGGATGAAGGCCTCCTCGTGGGCGAAGAAAACCGTCAGGCGCGAGGATCGTTTGTCGCGCACGATCCAGTCGATTCCGTTGATCGTGGGCTGTGCGCTGGTGGTATTACCGGACCGGCTGGCCGGCGCCTGGAGTCTTGCGGACGCGCACTTCGATTCGCAACAATGGATCGGGGTGGCGATTATCGTGGCCGGGCTGAGTTTCTCGGTCTGGGGGCGGCGCCATCTCGGCTCGAACTGGAGCGTATCGGTCACCTTGAAGGCGGATCACGAGCTGGTCCGCAGCGGACCTTATGCGCTCGTGCGTCATCCGATCTACACCGGCTGTCTGTTCGCCATCGCCGGCGCCGCTCTGGTTACGGAGGAGTGGCGCGGAGTGGCCGGCTTCGCGCTGATCTTTGCTTCGCTGGCCTATAAGGTTCGCGTCGAGGAGCAGTGGTTGTCGGAGCATTTCGGCGACCCCTACCGCACCTATCGCCGCGAAGTGAGGGCGCTTGTGCCCTGGGTCTATTGA
- a CDS encoding glycosyltransferase, translating into MAHIVITAIGSAGDVHPFIGIGRALAQRRHRIVLCTHPQFAPLAERHGFAFVPIGTWDEYARAMACPALWNPRTSFRTLWSIVAPSIRPHFDELAALTTSDTVLVGSLWAFAARLMQEVHGTPYLSVQVSPSTLLSASAPPTHKRMTVPMWLPLPLRAKCMEMIETGIIDRACGPALNDVRQGLGLPPASRILGRWLHSPDGVLCLFPDWFAAAQPDWPRNHFMAGFPLFNDVSPGAFDDELSAFLSSGKRPVVFTPGSTLIDERAYFGAVDEALRRTGARAIVLARNVGDRWHARADVLVRDFVPMRKLLPHCAALVHHGGIGTAALAFEAGVAQVVTPFAHDQFDNAQRVAQSGCGIRIDSPASGKALASALSRIATDPWVAARCTIARQRIGTAPDACEAAAQYIERLAERRAAAGTRPADRKTLGTARSI; encoded by the coding sequence ATGGCTCACATCGTAATTACCGCGATCGGTTCGGCCGGCGACGTTCATCCATTCATCGGGATTGGCCGGGCTTTGGCGCAACGGCGGCACCGGATCGTGCTTTGCACGCATCCGCAATTCGCGCCGCTGGCCGAGCGGCACGGTTTTGCGTTCGTGCCGATCGGCACGTGGGACGAGTATGCGCGGGCGATGGCCTGCCCCGCGCTCTGGAACCCGCGGACGTCGTTTCGCACGCTGTGGAGCATCGTCGCGCCGTCGATCCGGCCGCACTTCGATGAGCTTGCCGCGCTCACGACCTCCGACACGGTACTGGTCGGCTCGCTGTGGGCGTTCGCCGCCCGCCTGATGCAGGAAGTTCACGGCACGCCATACCTATCTGTTCAGGTGTCGCCTTCGACGCTGCTGTCCGCCAGCGCGCCGCCGACCCACAAGCGTATGACCGTGCCCATGTGGCTGCCGCTTCCGCTCAGGGCAAAGTGCATGGAGATGATCGAGACAGGCATTATCGACAGGGCTTGCGGCCCCGCGCTGAACGACGTCCGGCAGGGCCTGGGCCTGCCACCGGCGAGCCGCATCCTCGGCCGCTGGCTGCACTCGCCAGACGGCGTGTTGTGTCTGTTTCCGGACTGGTTTGCGGCCGCGCAGCCAGACTGGCCGCGCAACCATTTCATGGCGGGTTTCCCGCTTTTCAACGATGTGTCGCCCGGCGCGTTCGACGATGAGCTGAGTGCTTTCCTTTCGTCGGGCAAACGGCCGGTGGTCTTCACACCGGGCTCCACGCTGATCGACGAGCGGGCGTATTTCGGCGCCGTCGACGAAGCGCTGCGCCGTACCGGCGCACGCGCTATCGTCCTCGCCCGCAACGTGGGAGACCGGTGGCATGCGCGCGCCGACGTGCTGGTGCGCGACTTTGTGCCGATGCGCAAGCTTCTGCCTCACTGCGCGGCGCTGGTTCATCACGGCGGGATCGGCACGGCTGCATTGGCATTCGAAGCAGGCGTTGCGCAGGTGGTCACGCCGTTTGCGCACGATCAGTTCGACAACGCGCAGCGCGTCGCGCAGAGCGGTTGCGGCATCCGGATCGACAGCCCGGCGAGCGGTAAGGCGCTGGCGTCCGCACTCTCGCGCATCGCCACGGACCCATGGGTCGCGGCGCGCTGCACGATCGCCAGACAACGGATTGGCACCGCCCCCGACGCCTGCGAAGCCGCCGCGCAATACATTGAGCGTCTGGCCGAGCGACGTGCCGCTGCCGGCACGCGTCCCGCAGACCGCAAGACCCTGGGAACAGCACGGTCCATATGA